A window of the Cicer arietinum cultivar CDC Frontier isolate Library 1 chromosome 6, Cicar.CDCFrontier_v2.0, whole genome shotgun sequence genome harbors these coding sequences:
- the ACS gene encoding 1-aminocyclopropane-1-carboxylate synthase, with protein MGLMSMDQPQLLSKIATGDGHGESSSYFDGWKAYDKDPFHLTKNPHGVIQMGLAENQLTADLVQNWIMSNPEASICTLEGVHNFKHMANFQDYHGLPEFRNAVAKFMSRTRGNRVTFDPDRIVMSGGATGAHEVTAFCLADPGDAFLVPTPYYPGFDRDLRWRTGVKLVPVICESSNNFKLTRQALEEAYEKAKEDNIRIKGLLITNPSNPLGTVMDRTTLRTVVNFINQKRIHLISDEIYAATVFSHPSFISVAEIIEQDTDIECDRDLIHIIYSLSKDMGFPGFRVGIIYSYNDSVVNCARKMSSFGLVSTQTQYLMTKMLSDDEFVERFLGESAKRLAQRYRIFTGGLVKVGIKCLQSNGGLFVWMDLRDLLKKPTFESELELWRVIIHEVKINVSPGCSFHCSEAGWFRVCYANMDDRALQIALQRIRSFVLQKNKEVMVSDKNSKPCWHSNLRLSLKSRRFDDIMMSPHSPIPQSPLVKATT; from the exons ATGGGGCTAATGAGCATGGACCAACCTCAATTGTTGTCTAAGATAGCCACTGGTGATGGACATGGTGAATCATCATCTTATTTTGATGGATGGAAGGCTTATGATAAAGACCCTTTTCATCTTACCAAAAATCCTCATGGTGTTATCCAAATGGGTCTTGCAGAAAATCAG CTTACTGCTGACTTGGTTCAAAATTGGATAATGAGTAACCCAGAAGCCTCAATTTGCACTTTAGAAGGAGTGCATAATTTCAAACACATGGCTAATTTTCAAGATTATCATGGTCTACCCGAGTTCAGAAAT gCTGTGGCTAAATTCATGAGTAGAACAAGAGGAAACAGAGTGACATTTGATCCTGATCGTATTGTAATGAGTGGTGGAGCAACTGGAGCACATGAAGTCACTGCTTTTTGTTTGGCAGATCCTGGTGATGCTTTTTTAGTGCCTACTCCTTATTATCCAGg TTTCGATCGAGATTTAAGGTGGAGAACTGGAGTTAAACTTGTTCCAGTAATATGTGAAAGCTCAAACAATTTCAAATTAACAAGACAAGCCTTAGAAGAAGCCTATGAAAAAGCCAAAGAAGATAACATTAGAATAAAGGGTTTGCTGATTACAAATCCTTCAAATCCATTAGGCACAGTTATGGACAGAACCACATTAAGAACAGTTGTGAATTTCATCAATCAAAAGCGTATTCACCTAATAAGCGATGAAATATACGCTGCTACTGTTTTCAGCCATCCAAGTTTCATAAGCGTGGCTGAGATAATAGAACAAGACACAGACATCGAATGCGACCGTGACCTCATTCACATAATTTATAGTCTTTCAAAAGACATGGGATTCCCGGGTTTTAGAGTTGGTATAATTTATTCTTATAATGACAGTGTTGTTAATTGTGCGCGAAAAATGTCAAGTTTTGGATTAGTCTCAACACAGACTCAATATCTGATGACAAAAATGCTATCAGATGACGAGTTTGTGGAGAGGTTTCTTGGGGAGAGTGCAAAGAGGTTAGCACAACGGTACAGAATTTTCACTGGTGGATTAGTTAAAGTCGGAATTAAGTGTTTGCAAAGTAACGGTGGTCTTTTCGTTTGGATGGATTTACGGGATCTTCTAAAGAAGCCTACGTTTGAATCAGAATTGGAACTTTGGAGAGTGATTATTCATGAAGTTAAGATTAATGTTTCACCAGGTTGTTCTTTTCATTGTTCTGAGGCAGGGTGGTTTAGAGTGTGTTATGCAAATATGGATGATAGAGCATTGCAAATTGCTTTACAAAGGATTAGATCATTTGTTCTTCAGAAGAATAAGGAGGTTATGGTTTCTGACAAGAATTCTAAACCTTGTTGGCATAGTAATTTGAGGCTAAGCCTTAAATCAAGAAGGTTTGATGATATTATGATGTCACCTCATTCTCCAATTCCTCAGTCACCACTTGTCAAAGCTACTACTTGA